One window of Deltaproteobacteria bacterium genomic DNA carries:
- a CDS encoding cobalamin B12-binding domain-containing protein produces the protein MKDNPDIILVNVGGTRKQVYQDLSKVFSAIDTPFWAALTAGYLRNKGINCDILDANALNLDFDETVESLAMANPKIIAIVCYSQQANVSAPIMVAVGQLCLKIKDSIPQSKLVLTGWHPSALPERTLREEACDIVVQGEGFHTLADLLSGKQYPEIKGLWWKEGQEILHGPSPENIRDLTSELPDVAWDLLPMDRYRAFSWMCLRDFSQRTKFASLFTSLGCPYKCSFCAIHATYGEHRIRYWSPEWVLRQIDILVNHYGVRHLNIHDELFVFNPKHYLPIAEGLIERGYDLNINAFARVDVLDKIAIENLITLKKAGFHWLKLGIETGNTRIRANVGKDSYNVDAVRNAVAKAHVVGIDFCANFMFGLPGDDYGSMQDTLNLSLELMPAFPSFFCAMAIPGSDLYAEALKKGGDLPETWLGYASQGYEFKPLPTEYLTAAQVLEFRDYAFDAYFKNPRYLHWIETKFGSEARAHLQEMTAIRLRRKLLED, from the coding sequence TTGAAAGATAACCCGGACATCATTCTGGTCAACGTGGGAGGGACGCGCAAACAGGTCTATCAGGACCTGAGCAAGGTCTTCTCAGCCATCGATACCCCCTTCTGGGCGGCCCTGACCGCAGGCTATCTTCGGAATAAAGGAATTAATTGCGATATCCTGGATGCCAATGCCCTGAATTTGGATTTTGATGAAACGGTTGAGTCCTTGGCCATGGCCAATCCGAAAATAATTGCCATCGTCTGTTACAGTCAACAGGCCAATGTCTCCGCACCCATTATGGTAGCCGTGGGACAATTGTGCCTGAAGATAAAGGACTCCATACCCCAATCCAAATTGGTGCTAACCGGCTGGCATCCCTCCGCCCTTCCGGAGCGAACCCTGCGAGAAGAGGCTTGTGATATTGTAGTTCAAGGGGAAGGCTTCCATACGCTTGCCGATCTTTTGAGCGGAAAGCAATATCCCGAGATTAAAGGCCTTTGGTGGAAAGAGGGCCAAGAAATTCTTCATGGTCCATCTCCTGAAAACATCCGGGATCTCACCTCCGAGCTGCCCGATGTGGCCTGGGACCTTTTGCCCATGGATCGTTACCGGGCCTTCAGTTGGATGTGCCTCAGGGACTTCAGCCAGCGGACGAAATTCGCCTCTCTATTCACCAGCCTCGGCTGTCCCTACAAGTGCAGTTTCTGCGCCATCCATGCCACCTACGGAGAGCACCGGATCCGCTATTGGAGCCCTGAATGGGTCTTGAGACAAATTGATATCCTTGTGAATCACTATGGGGTAAGACACCTCAATATTCATGATGAGCTTTTTGTCTTTAATCCCAAACACTACTTGCCCATCGCCGAAGGACTGATCGAGAGAGGGTATGACCTCAATATCAACGCCTTTGCCCGGGTAGACGTCCTCGATAAGATCGCTATAGAGAACCTGATTACCTTGAAGAAAGCCGGATTTCACTGGCTTAAGCTGGGTATTGAAACGGGAAATACCCGGATCAGGGCCAATGTCGGAAAAGATTCCTATAATGTCGATGCCGTCCGCAACGCTGTGGCCAAGGCGCACGTCGTGGGAATCGATTTCTGTGCCAATTTCATGTTCGGTCTTCCGGGTGACGACTATGGCTCCATGCAGGACACTTTGAATCTATCCCTGGAATTGATGCCGGCCTTCCCGAGCTTTTTCTGCGCTATGGCCATTCCGGGGTCGGACCTCTACGCCGAAGCCCTAAAAAAAGGGGGTGATCTCCCGGAAACCTGGTTAGGGTATGCCTCCCAGGGGTACGAATTCAAACCCCTGCCGACGGAATATCTGACAGCGGCCCAGGTCCTGGAATTCAGAGACTATGCCTTTGACGCCTACTTCAAAAACCCCAGGTACCTCCATTGGATTGAGACCAAATTCGGGTCGGAGGCCAGGGCGCATCTACAGGAAATGACCGCCATAAGGCTTAGGCGAAAGCTTCTTGAAGATTAA
- a CDS encoding FkbM family methyltransferase: MNIMISIECLDKNIDFQKTSLFHSFKERPLGFIDIGSAGGVHPLIAPVASLTHCTCFEPDERACQELRDKYGHGGPFPTLSIVNTAIGSKTGNGTLYMTESPVNTSLLKPNEELVTRYKVAGFRLQKVGDIKTSTLDDVVFGGGNREMPLGEVIKMDCQGAEHQIIQGARRVLKEQCLAVWCEFEFFPMYRNQKLFSEVDLLLRQEGFQLYGLYPNYISAKKIDRRKYNSEERLAWADAFYLKDPLEVDNEHSTFSARNIEVLLLVSMLTGYFDYALELIDGYYQTKTNDQERLKKLVLALAEEQRKGLEADLKQLLVEFQRTPEMGYLLGKKFIDKHKSNNNIDFISI; the protein is encoded by the coding sequence GTGAACATCATGATTTCCATCGAATGCTTAGACAAAAATATCGATTTTCAAAAAACCAGCCTTTTTCATTCTTTTAAAGAAAGGCCGCTGGGTTTCATCGATATCGGCAGTGCCGGTGGGGTTCATCCCCTGATTGCCCCTGTGGCCTCTTTGACCCACTGCACCTGCTTTGAGCCCGACGAAAGGGCCTGTCAGGAACTCAGGGATAAATACGGCCATGGGGGGCCTTTTCCGACGCTTTCCATTGTCAATACGGCCATCGGAAGCAAGACGGGCAACGGAACCCTGTATATGACCGAAAGTCCGGTCAATACATCCTTGCTAAAGCCCAATGAGGAGTTGGTAACTCGATATAAGGTGGCCGGGTTTCGGTTACAAAAAGTTGGCGATATTAAAACCAGCACCTTGGATGATGTCGTCTTCGGGGGCGGTAACAGAGAGATGCCTTTGGGGGAAGTTATAAAAATGGATTGCCAGGGGGCCGAACATCAAATTATTCAAGGTGCCCGAAGGGTTTTAAAGGAACAATGCCTGGCCGTCTGGTGCGAATTCGAGTTCTTCCCCATGTATCGGAACCAAAAATTATTTTCAGAGGTCGACCTTTTACTAAGACAGGAAGGGTTTCAACTGTATGGGTTGTATCCCAACTATATTTCCGCAAAAAAAATCGATCGAAGAAAATACAACTCCGAAGAACGTCTGGCCTGGGCGGACGCCTTCTACTTGAAAGATCCCTTGGAGGTCGACAATGAGCATTCGACTTTTTCGGCTCGGAATATTGAAGTGCTCCTCTTGGTCAGTATGTTAACCGGCTACTTTGACTATGCCCTGGAACTCATCGATGGCTATTATCAGACTAAAACCAACGATCAGGAACGCCTCAAAAAACTGGTTCTTGCTCTGGCGGAGGAGCAAAGAAAGGGGCTGGAAGCCGATTTGAAGCAGTTGTTGGTCGAATTTCAAAGGACCCCTGAGATGGGATATTTACTGGGTAAAAAATTTATCGATAAGCATAAATCCAACAACAATATCGATTTTATATCAATTTAA
- a CDS encoding GDP-mannose 4,6-dehydratase, with product MRILITGITGFVGSHLAEYVLGLKERHSLFGLCRWRSPKDNLEKIYNKVSLLEADLCDLSGLIRHIKTVKPHVIFHLAAQSYVLTSFNTPIQTLWANVIGTTNLLEAVRITGVDPVIHICSSSEVYGQVSEADIPIKETCPFRPASPYAVSKVGEDMIGYQYWISHQIRTIRTRMFTHTGPRRGDVFAFSSFAKQIAAAELGLKEPVVRVGNLKSVRTICDVRDAVKAYWIMVQRCRPGEVYNIGGKQTVTIGEGLEKLLSFSSKKLKVKVDPTLLRPSDVTLQIPSTEKFSEETGWKPEISLEKTLRDILDFWREELKRSPWKALTVEK from the coding sequence ATGAGAATACTAATAACAGGAATTACCGGGTTTGTGGGCAGCCATTTGGCAGAGTATGTCCTCGGCCTCAAGGAAAGGCATTCCCTCTTCGGTTTGTGTCGATGGCGTAGCCCGAAGGACAACTTAGAAAAAATATATAACAAGGTTAGTCTGTTGGAAGCTGATCTGTGCGACCTGAGCGGGCTGATTCGTCATATTAAAACCGTAAAGCCTCATGTTATTTTTCATTTGGCGGCCCAAAGTTATGTTTTGACCAGCTTTAATACCCCGATCCAAACACTTTGGGCCAATGTTATCGGAACCACCAATCTCCTCGAGGCCGTCAGAATCACCGGGGTTGATCCAGTAATCCATATCTGTTCTTCCTCCGAGGTTTATGGGCAGGTGAGTGAGGCTGATATTCCCATTAAAGAAACTTGTCCCTTTAGGCCGGCTTCTCCCTATGCCGTCAGCAAAGTCGGGGAAGATATGATTGGCTATCAGTACTGGATTTCCCATCAAATACGTACCATTCGGACCCGTATGTTTACACACACAGGTCCGAGAAGGGGGGATGTGTTTGCCTTTTCCTCTTTCGCAAAGCAGATTGCCGCAGCCGAGTTGGGTTTGAAAGAGCCGGTCGTTCGAGTAGGCAACCTTAAATCCGTGCGAACGATCTGCGATGTAAGGGACGCGGTTAAGGCCTATTGGATCATGGTACAAAGATGCCGGCCGGGAGAGGTCTATAACATAGGGGGGAAACAGACGGTGACAATCGGTGAAGGTCTGGAAAAATTGCTTTCCTTTTCCTCAAAGAAATTGAAGGTCAAGGTCGACCCGACCCTTTTACGTCCCTCTGATGTGACTTTGCAGATTCCAAGCACCGAAAAGTTTTCCGAAGAAACCGGCTGGAAGCCGGAAATTTCCTTGGAGAAAACCTTAAGAGATATACTCGACTTCTGGAGAGAAGAATTAAAACGTTCTCCCTGGAAGGCCTTGACGGTCGAAAAATAA
- a CDS encoding NUDIX domain-containing protein, translating into MSPSLPDSPPPLLCPDLEPVLLMHRNAWFKVLSRGAYFSIEYERPQVVVLPVLEGRAIIMIRVKRPLIDDCPLELPAGDSQEGETPRMAARREFAEETGLFIKDPLRFESDLPVSEMPGRIPVLLSVFKVEVSQAEFDTRRPHDEEVVSVVAVPFLEAIQKLVNGEIYLCSPVALVARFLLNRYLAGPDKERAVER; encoded by the coding sequence GTGTCTCCGAGTTTGCCGGACAGTCCCCCGCCGTTGTTGTGTCCCGACTTGGAACCGGTTCTGCTTATGCATCGGAACGCCTGGTTCAAGGTGCTCTCCAGGGGCGCATACTTCAGCATTGAATATGAACGCCCCCAGGTTGTGGTGCTGCCTGTCCTGGAGGGCCGGGCGATTATTATGATTCGAGTGAAACGCCCATTGATCGATGATTGTCCCTTGGAACTTCCGGCCGGCGACTCTCAGGAGGGAGAAACCCCGAGGATGGCAGCCAGACGGGAGTTCGCCGAGGAGACAGGCCTTTTTATCAAAGACCCTTTACGCTTTGAATCGGATCTGCCTGTTTCAGAAATGCCCGGAAGAATACCGGTCCTGCTGAGCGTCTTTAAGGTCGAGGTAAGCCAAGCGGAGTTTGACACCCGTCGGCCTCATGACGAAGAGGTCGTCTCGGTAGTGGCCGTCCCCTTTCTGGAGGCGATCCAAAAACTGGTCAATGGTGAGATCTATCTGTGCTCCCCGGTGGCCCTGGTGGCCCGCTTTCTTTTAAATCGATACCTGGCAGGTCCAGACAAGGAGCGCGCTGTTGAAAGATAA
- a CDS encoding FkbM family methyltransferase, with the protein MKKDLDEQWLYNQTKDDESLRALTTILQQRQYVYEHNRFIGGDTLSSLNLDRYRVWFRGCSAFSTLEVYYEIFKEENHFLLPEFSGLNETVVIDIGANEGFYALKIKERNPACRVICVEPNPYLFEVMQNNVESNRLNNIELVNKALAANQGTSRFDIIKEIGPIGGRGLKLVDRPWLREEFIRSIQVETATLDDLFARFDLPGAGILKIDVEGMELEVLDGARTCLALVDKVVIERHSRNLRDGVVDFLTAHGFRLVYEEDPDITRYYGDLYFIKRKGN; encoded by the coding sequence ATGAAAAAAGACCTCGACGAACAGTGGTTGTATAATCAGACCAAGGATGATGAAAGCCTGCGGGCACTGACAACCATCCTTCAGCAGCGGCAGTATGTCTATGAGCATAACCGATTTATCGGAGGGGACACCCTTTCCTCCCTGAATCTTGACCGTTACCGGGTTTGGTTCCGGGGATGTAGCGCTTTTTCAACCCTGGAGGTTTATTACGAGATTTTCAAAGAAGAAAACCATTTTCTCTTACCGGAATTCTCGGGTCTGAACGAAACCGTCGTTATTGATATCGGGGCCAATGAGGGATTTTATGCCCTGAAAATTAAGGAGCGCAATCCTGCCTGCCGGGTGATCTGCGTGGAGCCGAATCCCTATCTGTTCGAGGTGATGCAAAACAACGTGGAATCAAACCGGCTCAACAACATAGAATTGGTCAACAAAGCCTTGGCCGCAAACCAGGGGACCAGCCGCTTTGATATAATTAAAGAGATAGGTCCTATCGGGGGTCGGGGTCTGAAACTGGTTGACCGGCCCTGGCTCCGCGAAGAATTTATTCGATCCATCCAGGTGGAAACCGCAACCCTGGATGATCTCTTCGCCCGCTTTGATCTCCCCGGGGCCGGCATTCTAAAAATAGACGTCGAAGGAATGGAGCTTGAAGTATTAGATGGCGCCCGGACCTGCCTGGCCTTGGTGGACAAAGTGGTCATTGAACGACATAGCCGAAATCTGAGGGACGGAGTCGTTGACTTTCTCACGGCTCATGGATTTAGGCTTGTTTATGAGGAAGACCCTGATATCACGCGTTATTACGGCGATCTATATTTCATAAAAAGAAAGGGTAACTGA
- a CDS encoding dTDP-4-dehydrorhamnose 3,5-epimerase family protein, translating into MEVKKTNLDGVLLIKVDSFEDFRGEYLETYNEQTYREKGITVKFVQDDISVSSQNVLRGIHGDAETWKLISCLYGKFYFVVVNCDTQSHNFGKWQSFTLSDKNRYQVLVPPKYGNAHLVLSRQTIFHYKQSTYYNSAGQFTYTWNEPRFNIWWPIKFPILSQRDEAGHFV; encoded by the coding sequence ATGGAAGTCAAAAAAACAAACCTGGACGGTGTGTTGCTGATCAAAGTGGACTCCTTTGAAGATTTCCGAGGTGAATATCTGGAAACCTACAACGAACAAACCTATAGGGAAAAGGGGATCACGGTAAAATTCGTTCAAGATGACATCTCCGTTTCTTCGCAAAATGTCCTCAGGGGTATCCATGGAGATGCAGAGACCTGGAAGCTCATTTCCTGTCTTTATGGAAAATTTTACTTTGTAGTCGTAAATTGTGACACCCAATCGCATAATTTCGGGAAATGGCAATCCTTTACCTTGTCTGACAAAAACCGCTACCAGGTGTTGGTTCCGCCGAAATACGGCAATGCTCATTTGGTTTTAAGTCGTCAGACTATTTTTCATTATAAACAATCAACCTATTATAATTCGGCGGGCCAATTTACCTATACGTGGAATGAACCCAGGTTCAATATCTGGTGGCCGATTAAATTTCCAATTTTATCACAACGTGATGAGGCGGGCCATTTTGTCTGA
- a CDS encoding transketolase, with translation MDNLSKEIRENILRISNHSGHGHIPTCFSIVEMLRAVYETMRHEPKLPAWEERDIFILSKGHGALGLYCTLAQYGYFPISEVFSFGSFESMFGCHADRFKVPGVELSTGSLGHGIGVATGMALGFKLSAGSRRVYVLIGDGESNEGTVWEAAMVAANLGLHNLTVLFDNNCSQSRCLPIVNPEAKFASFGFEVESVDGHDLSALKKAIGNSGNGSPRLIVAHTVKGMGCPTLVREVFAWHRRSPNRDELETLLGELNETSV, from the coding sequence ATGGATAACCTATCAAAAGAAATAAGGGAAAACATCCTCCGTATCTCAAACCACAGCGGGCATGGTCATATCCCCACTTGTTTTTCAATCGTTGAGATGCTTCGAGCCGTTTATGAAACCATGCGGCACGAACCGAAACTTCCGGCCTGGGAGGAAAGGGATATTTTCATATTAAGCAAGGGGCATGGAGCCCTTGGACTTTATTGCACCCTGGCCCAATACGGCTATTTCCCCATCTCCGAAGTCTTTAGTTTCGGTTCCTTTGAGTCGATGTTCGGCTGTCATGCTGACCGTTTCAAGGTTCCGGGGGTTGAGCTTTCGACCGGTTCCCTTGGCCATGGCATCGGGGTGGCCACCGGAATGGCCTTGGGGTTCAAGCTGTCTGCCGGTTCGAGACGGGTTTATGTGCTTATCGGAGACGGAGAATCCAATGAAGGAACGGTATGGGAGGCGGCCATGGTGGCCGCCAATCTTGGGCTTCATAATCTGACCGTTCTTTTCGATAACAATTGCTCCCAATCCCGGTGTCTGCCCATTGTCAATCCGGAAGCCAAATTCGCTTCTTTTGGTTTTGAAGTGGAATCGGTGGATGGCCATGACCTATCCGCCTTGAAAAAGGCCATCGGGAATTCCGGAAACGGATCCCCGCGCCTGATTGTGGCCCACACCGTTAAAGGGATGGGCTGTCCCACCCTGGTCCGGGAAGTTTTTGCCTGGCACCGACGGAGTCCCAACCGCGATGAACTGGAAACACTTTTAGGTGAACTGAATGAGACGTCAGTTTAA
- a CDS encoding class I SAM-dependent methyltransferase: MSEFSDIHRNHNDKRSTGDLNAEEFANLLGIQSSEFLVVCGPLIDQYDFRYDAVEGEELETTILKVIKEIDNGLHKPSGKDRKGDWEKGWQENWDAFVSGGYDVDALIPKYISKYGISRLLFRYVKPHDKMFELNFYTVYRHYLFKRFLGPFQNIFEFGCGTGYNLVIMNQLFPDKSIVGLDWTENSVKIADELGRRLKAQIKGKEFDFFRPDYGVEIPENSVVITLNSLEQLGDNYSAFLEYLLNKKPALCINSEPFLEFYYENNLLDYLAIRYHKSRNYLAGYYDALKQLEIEGRIRISRLQRVPVGNLFHEGFSFIVWNVVQ; the protein is encoded by the coding sequence TTGTCTGAATTTTCCGATATTCATCGAAATCATAATGATAAAAGGTCCACCGGCGATCTGAACGCCGAGGAGTTTGCTAATCTTCTCGGTATTCAAAGTTCGGAATTCTTGGTTGTCTGCGGACCTCTCATCGATCAGTACGATTTTCGCTACGATGCCGTTGAGGGAGAAGAACTCGAAACGACCATCTTGAAGGTAATAAAAGAAATAGACAACGGCCTTCATAAGCCTTCCGGCAAAGACCGAAAAGGGGATTGGGAAAAAGGATGGCAAGAAAATTGGGATGCATTCGTTTCCGGGGGATATGATGTTGACGCCTTAATCCCAAAATATATTTCAAAATACGGCATATCCCGGCTTTTATTCCGATATGTGAAACCTCACGATAAAATGTTTGAATTAAACTTTTATACCGTTTACCGCCACTATCTGTTTAAAAGGTTTCTTGGACCATTTCAAAACATTTTCGAGTTTGGCTGTGGAACCGGGTACAACCTGGTGATCATGAATCAACTCTTTCCGGACAAGTCTATCGTTGGTTTGGATTGGACGGAAAATTCCGTAAAGATAGCCGATGAATTGGGCAGGCGGCTAAAAGCGCAGATTAAGGGGAAGGAGTTTGATTTCTTCCGACCAGATTACGGGGTCGAGATCCCTGAAAATTCCGTAGTGATCACCTTGAATTCTCTTGAACAGCTCGGGGATAACTACTCGGCGTTTTTGGAATATCTCTTAAATAAAAAACCCGCTCTTTGCATAAATTCCGAACCGTTTCTTGAATTTTATTACGAGAATAATTTACTCGACTATCTGGCCATTCGGTATCACAAGTCCAGAAATTATTTAGCCGGATACTACGATGCACTGAAACAACTTGAAATAGAAGGCAGGATACGGATCAGCCGTTTACAGCGGGTTCCTGTTGGAAATTTATTTCATGAAGGATTCTCCTTCATCGTCTGGAATGTAGTCCAATAA
- a CDS encoding NTP transferase domain-containing protein — MKEIDAVILCGGLGSRLKKVVHDRPKPMAEIQGRPFLDILIDHTAAFGITRYILCTGYMANCIEHYYAQTTGPLTFSFSKEKIPLGTGGALKNAESLIRSNPVLVLNGDSFCPVDLDGFITHHRAKNAQISLVVSEAKDSFDFGSLWMDKKGRIVGFQEKINHTQNLINAGVYLFDKEIFARIPPHKRYSLELDLFPDFVGKKFYGFFSNEKVLDIGTPERYELAKKLLVRK, encoded by the coding sequence ATGAAGGAAATCGACGCTGTCATACTTTGCGGAGGGTTGGGAAGCCGGTTAAAAAAGGTCGTCCATGACCGCCCTAAACCAATGGCTGAAATTCAAGGCCGTCCGTTTCTCGATATACTTATCGATCACACCGCTGCTTTCGGAATTACCCGATATATTCTCTGCACCGGATATATGGCAAATTGTATCGAACACTACTATGCCCAGACCACCGGACCACTAACCTTCTCATTTTCAAAAGAAAAAATTCCTCTTGGGACTGGCGGAGCGCTGAAAAATGCAGAGTCACTTATCAGGTCGAATCCTGTCTTGGTCTTGAATGGAGATTCATTTTGCCCGGTTGATTTGGACGGCTTTATTACCCATCATCGAGCTAAAAATGCACAGATAAGTTTGGTGGTTTCGGAAGCTAAGGACTCTTTTGATTTCGGATCTCTCTGGATGGATAAAAAGGGGAGAATAGTCGGCTTTCAAGAGAAAATAAACCATACCCAAAATTTAATCAATGCCGGAGTCTATCTCTTTGATAAAGAAATCTTTGCCCGGATTCCTCCTCATAAACGGTATTCGTTGGAACTTGATTTATTTCCGGATTTTGTAGGAAAAAAATTTTATGGATTTTTTTCAA
- a CDS encoding kinase, with product MIITRTPFRISFFGGGTDYPVWYREHGGAVLSTTINKYCYINCRFLPPFFTYKYLMRYIIREETTSIEDIKHPSVRACLTYLNIPKGVEMTYTGDIPAQSGMGSSSSFTVGFLNALYSLSGKMVTKRTLAREALYIEQQVLAENVGAQDQVAAAFGGLNKIEFGGERDFYVTPLPLSREKVDYLQSHLMLFFTGVSRNASEIAAEQIKNTNSKKIELRTMQVMVDEAISILNNGSKDLDDFGKLLNESWRIKRSLTDRITSSRIDAIYDAALKSGALGGKLLGAGGGGFILFFVKPDHQPLLKEKLKDILYVPFGFDALGTQVVMYSTQDFY from the coding sequence GTGATCATAACGCGAACCCCATTTAGAATATCTTTTTTCGGGGGCGGCACCGATTATCCCGTTTGGTACCGGGAACACGGTGGCGCCGTACTCAGCACGACCATCAATAAATACTGCTATATAAACTGTCGGTTTCTTCCGCCCTTTTTTACCTATAAGTACCTAATGCGTTACATTATTCGGGAAGAAACGACCTCCATTGAGGATATCAAACACCCTTCCGTCCGCGCCTGTCTCACCTATTTAAATATACCCAAAGGGGTCGAGATGACCTATACGGGAGATATCCCGGCCCAATCCGGAATGGGATCGAGTTCATCCTTCACGGTTGGTTTTCTAAATGCCTTGTATTCCTTATCCGGTAAGATGGTGACCAAACGGACCTTGGCGCGCGAGGCGCTTTACATCGAGCAGCAGGTGCTCGCGGAAAATGTCGGCGCCCAGGATCAGGTCGCCGCCGCCTTCGGGGGGTTAAATAAAATTGAATTCGGGGGCGAGCGGGATTTTTATGTTACACCCCTGCCGCTAAGCCGTGAAAAAGTCGATTATCTCCAAAGTCACCTTATGCTTTTTTTTACCGGCGTTTCCCGGAACGCTTCCGAAATCGCCGCCGAACAAATTAAGAACACTAACTCCAAGAAAATTGAGTTACGGACCATGCAGGTGATGGTGGATGAGGCCATCAGTATCTTAAATAATGGATCTAAAGACTTAGACGATTTTGGCAAACTCCTGAACGAAAGTTGGAGGATCAAAAGAAGTCTTACCGACCGGATTACCAGCAGCCGGATTGATGCTATTTATGATGCCGCTTTGAAGTCGGGGGCGTTAGGCGGAAAACTTCTAGGCGCCGGAGGTGGCGGTTTTATCCTGTTTTTCGTTAAACCGGACCATCAGCCCCTCTTAAAAGAAAAACTTAAAGACATATTATATGTACCCTTTGGCTTTGATGCTTTGGGAACGCAGGTGGTTATGTATTCAACCCAGGATTTTTATTAA